The proteins below come from a single Pristiophorus japonicus isolate sPriJap1 chromosome 18, sPriJap1.hap1, whole genome shotgun sequence genomic window:
- the efhd2 gene encoding EF-hand domain-containing protein D2 isoform X2: MNVFGDYIQWVPGDFKHCVGRDSRASRDLQYDAGKDGFIDLMELKLMMEKLEAPQTHLGLKNMIKEVDEDFDGKLSFREFLLIFRKAAAGELAEDSGLHVLAQLSEIDVSTEGVKGAKTFFEAKVRAINDSNRFEQEIKEEQEEKKKQAETKKQKQAAFKELQSAFK; this comes from the exons ATGAACGTTTTTGGAGACTACATTCAGTGGGTGCCTGGAGATTTCAAGCACTGCGTTGGAAGAGACAGCAGAGCGAGCAGAGATCTGCA GTACGATGCCGGGAAGGACGGATTCATCGACCTGATGGAGCTGAAACTGATGATGGAGAAGCTGGAGGCTCCGCAGACTCACCTCGGACTGAAGAACATGATCAAGGAGGTGGACGAGGACTTTGACGGAAAGCTCAGCTTCCGAGAG TTCCTGCTGATTTTTCGTAAGGCGGCTGCAGGAGAGCTGGCTGAAGACAGTGGTTTGCACGTTCTGGCCCAGTTGTCGGAGATCGATGTCTCCACGGAGGGAGTGAAAGGAGCCAAAACCTTCTTTGAAGCCAAA gTTCGGGCGATCAACGACTCGAACCGATTTGAGCAGGAGatcaaggaggagcaggaggagaagaagaaacagGCCGAGACGAAGAAACAGAAGCAGGCGGCCTTCAAGGAGTTGCAATCAGCGTTCAAGTAA